A stretch of the Taeniopygia guttata chromosome 3, bTaeGut7.mat, whole genome shotgun sequence genome encodes the following:
- the TTC32 gene encoding tetratricopeptide repeat protein 32 has product MAAEAEAAALLAAARAELRARRLSAAEELFSRFIARSPAGASSDLATALNERGQVRYLRVEFAAALQDFTAAIECQPRFEVPYYNRGLVRYRLGDFDEAMEDFRKVLELNPQFEDAALSLKQAILDKEEKQKRGY; this is encoded by the exons ATGGCGGCggaggcggaggcggcggcgctgctggcggcggcgcgggcggagCTCCGGGCGCGGCGGCTCTCGGCGGCCGAGGAGCTCTTCAGCCGCTTCATcgcccgcagccccgcggg CGCCAGCAGCGACCTCGCCACGGCGCTCAACGAGCGCGGGCAGGTGCGGTACCTGCGCGTGGAGTTCGCCGCCGCCCTGCAGGACTTCACGGCCGCCATCGAGTGCCAGCCCCGCTTCGAGGTGCCCTACTACAACCGCGGGCTGGTGCGCTACCGGCTGG GAGACTTTGATGAGGCCATGGAGGATTTCAGGAAAGTATTAGAGTTAAACCCTCAATTTGAAGATGCTGCATTGAGTCTAAAACAGGCTATTCTtgataaagaagaaaaacagaagcgGGGTTATTGA